CGCGGATGGCGGCTGGGGTGAAGACTGCGACAGCTATGATTTGGCCTATAAGGGGTACACGCCCGCGCCTTCGACGGCGTCGCAAACGGGCTGGGCTTTGCTTGGGCTGATGGCGGCGGGCGAAGTCGACAATCCGGCGGTCGAGCGGGGTGTGCGCTATCTGATGGCGACGCAGGACGACGCCGGGCTGTGGTCGCAGGAGGCCTATACCGGCGGCGGATTTCCGCGCGTGTTTTACCTGCGTTATCATGGTTATCCAGCGTATTTTCCGCTGTGGGCGGTGGCGCGGTATCGCAATCTGAAACGGTCGAATTCGGCGCAAGTGGCGGTGGGCATGTGATCCTGATCGCGTGCGGATTGCAACGAGAGGCGCGGGTCATGGCGCGCAACGGGACCGTTGTTATTGGCGGCGGAGATGCGGCGCGGTTGGAGGCAGAGCTTGAGGCCTTGATAGCTTCGGGTAAAGAACTTCGTTTCCCGCCCTTTGGGCAGAGGAGCGAGCAGAGCAGCCCTTCGACAAGCTCAGGGAAGCGGGTTCATATGCAGGCCATGGGAATCCACGGTGTGCAGGCAATCCTGTCGAGCGGAATTGCAGGAGCGGTCGATCACACGCTGAAGGCGGGCGACGTGGTGATCGACGGTGATCTCGTCGAAGTTCTGCGGAAAATATTGCCGGGTGCGCGGGTCGGCAGGGTGATCGGCAGCGATGCGATTGTGGCGACAGTTGCGGCGAAGCAGGCGCTTTTTCAGAAAACCGGTGCGCTGGCGGTGGATATGGAATCGCATATTGCCGCGCGCGTGGCTGCGCGTCACGGCCTGCCTTTTGCGGCGTTACGGGTGATTTCGGATACTGCGACTGAGGCGTTGCCTCCCGCCGCGCTGATCGGGATGCAGCCCGATGGCGAAATGGCGCTGGGGGCGGTGCTGGCCTCGCTCGTGCGCAATCCCGCCCAGCTTCCCGCGCTCATCCGAACCGGAGTGAGCGCGGGGCGGGCGTTTCGGAGTTTAGAGCGCTGCCACGACGTGCTTGGACGCGGTGGGATTGGCGAGCTTGATTTTGGCGAGTTCGCGCTCGACGTGTGAGGAATGCACGTCCTCGGTCGGGCGCTGGTGACTCAGGTCGATATCGGGTGCCATCGGGCCATCGGTGCGAATACCCTTGCGACCGACGCTCAGGATTTTCAGCGGGTGGC
This genomic stretch from Sphingomonas paeninsulae harbors:
- a CDS encoding phosphorylase — its product is MARNGTVVIGGGDAARLEAELEALIASGKELRFPPFGQRSEQSSPSTSSGKRVHMQAMGIHGVQAILSSGIAGAVDHTLKAGDVVIDGDLVEVLRKILPGARVGRVIGSDAIVATVAAKQALFQKTGALAVDMESHIAARVAARHGLPFAALRVISDTATEALPPAALIGMQPDGEMALGAVLASLVRNPAQLPALIRTGVSAGRAFRSLERCHDVLGRGGIGELDFGEFALDV